In Callospermophilus lateralis isolate mCalLat2 chromosome 19, mCalLat2.hap1, whole genome shotgun sequence, the following are encoded in one genomic region:
- the Zc3h7a gene encoding zinc finger CCCH domain-containing protein 7A isoform X2, translating to MSQYTEALNIADYAKSEEILIPEEIIEKLHINRIACYSNMGLHDRVLEGCSAVLTLNADNCRALYRKAKALSGLGRYKEAYDAVAKCSLAVPQDEHVIKLTQELAQKLGFKIRKAYVRAELSLKSIPGDGATKAVNYSVEDIEPDLVTPRQEALPAVSLPASSFSHDIGSELASVPITPLASVLALQVEENTLPSSVLANGGKMPFTMPEAFLDDGDMVLGDEIDDLLDSAPETNDTVMPSALVRGPLPAASVAPSLPFPASLLGTLPVGARYTPPPSFADLYPPLTSSLEDFCSSLNSFSISESKRDLPTSTSREGTTLNNSDSSLSLMNGPSSLFASESFPGISSQPRNDFGNFFGSAIVKPSTVVPRHPLEGTHELRQACQICFVKSGPKLMDFTYHANIDHKCKKDILIGRIKNVEDKSWKKIRPRPTKTNYEGPYYICKDVAAEEECRYSGHCTFAYCQEEIDVWTLERKGAFSREAFFGGNGKINLTVFKLLQEHLGEFIFLCEKCFDHKPRMISKRNKDNSTACSHPVTKHEFEDNKCLVHILRETTVKYSKIRSFHGQCQLDLCRHEVRYGCLREDECFYAHSLVELKVWIMQNETGISHDAIAQESKRYWRHLEASVPGAQVFGNQIMPGSLNMSIKFVCAQCLRNGQVIEPDKNRKYCSAKARHSWTKERRAMRVMSFERKKWMNIRPLPTKKQMPLQFDLCNHIASGKKCQYVGNCSFAHSPEEREVWTYMKENGIQDMEQFYELWLKSQKNEKSDDVASQSNKENGKQIHMPTDYAEVTVDFHCWMCGKNCNSEKQWQGHISSEKHKEKVFHTEDDQYCWQHRFPTGCFSICERYMNGTCTEGGSCKFAHGHAELQEWEERRSALQMKLNKARKDHLIAPNDNDFGKYSFLFKDLN from the exons GGTCTCCATGACAGAGTGTTGGAAGGTTGTAGTGCTGTCCTCACTCTCAATGCCGACAACTGCAGAGCTCTGTATCGGAAGGCTAAGGCTTTGAGTGGCTTAGGGAGATACAAGGAGGCCTACGACGCCGTGGCCAAGTGCTCCCTGGCAGTGCCTCAG GATGAACATGTAATAAAACTGACTCAGGAGCTAGCTCAGAAATTGGGATTTAAAATAAGGAAAGCATATGTCAGAGCCGAG CTCTCATTGAAATCCATTCCTGGGGACGGGGCAACCAAG GCTGTGAACTATTCTGTGGAAGACATTGAGCCAG ACCTGGTGACTCCGAGGCAAGAAGCACTTCCCGCTGTTTCCCTACCTGCGTCCAGTTTTTCTCATGACATAGGAAGTGAGCTGGCCTCAGTTCCTATCACGCCCTTAGCTTCTGTTTTGGCCCTGCAAGTGGAAGAGAACACTCTGCCCTCCTCAGTATTGGCAAATGGAGGGAAGATGCCTTTCACGATGCCCGAGGCTTTTCTGGATGATGGAGACATGGTCCTTGGAGATGAGATCGATGACTTGCTTGATTCTGCCCCAGAAACTAACGACACTGTTATG CCCTCAGCCTTGGTCAGAGGACCGCTCCCGGCAGCCAGCGTCGCCCCCAGCTTGCCCTTCCCGGCATCTCTGCTGGGGACCTTGCCTGTTGGTGCGAGGTATACGCCTCCACCCTCCTTTGCAGATTTGTATCCACCTTTGACCTCATCCTTAGAAgacttttgttcttctttaaattcattttcaataAGTGAATCCAAACGAG atcTGCCCACCTCAACTTCTAGAGAGGGAACAACGCTTAACAACAGTGATTCTTCCCTTTCACTT ATGAATGGACCAAGTAGTTTATTTGCTTCTGAGAGTTTCCCGGGAATTTCGAGTCAGCCTAGAAATGACTTTGGAAACTTTTTTGGAAGTGCGATTGTGAAACCGTCGACGGTGGTACCAAGACATCCCCTGGAGGGAACCCATGAGCTGAGACAAGCTTGCCAGATCTGTTTTGTAAAATCAG GCCCTAAGTTAATGGATTTCACTTACCATGCTAATATAGATCATAAATGTAAGAAAGATATTTTAATTGGTAGGATAAAGAATGTTGAAGATAAATCATGGAAGAAAATTCGTCCAAGACCAACAAAAACAAATTATGAAGGACCATATTATATATGTAAAG ATGTCGCTGCGGAGGAGGAGTGTAGGTACTCAGGCCACTGCACGTTTGCCTACTGTCAAGAAGAGATAGATGTCTGGACCTTGGAGAGGAAGGGGGCGTTCAGCCGGGAGGCTTTCTTTGGTGGCAATGGGAAGATCAACCTCACCGTGTTCAAACTCCTGCAAGAGCATCTTGGAGAATTTATATTCCTTTGTGAG AAATGTTTTGATCATAAACCTAGAATGAtaagtaaaagaaataaagataattCTACTGCTTGTTCTCACCCGGTTACAAAGCATGAATTTGAAGACAATAA GTGCCTCGTCCACATTTTGCGAGAGACAACGGTAAAGTACTCCAAAATCCGATCTTTCCACGGTCAGTGTCAGCTTGACCTGTGTCGACATGAGGTTCGCTACGGCTGTTTAAGGGAAGACGAATGCTTTTATGCCCACAGTCTTGTGGAACTGAAGGTCTGGATCATGCAGAATGAAACAG GTATCTCTCATGATGCTATTGCTCAGGAGTCTAAGCGGTATTGGCGACATCTGGAAGCAAGTGTGCCTGGCGCCCAG GTATTTGGCAATCAGATAATGCCTGGATCTCTTAATATGAGTATAAAATTTGTGTGTGCTCAGTGTCTGAGAAATGGTCAAGTCATTGAACCAGACAAAAACCGAAAATATTGTAGTGCAAAAGCCAGGCACTC GTGGACCAAGGAGCGCCGGGCCATGAGAGTGATGTCTTTTGAACGTAAGAAGTGGATGAACATCCGTCCTCTCCCCACAAAGAAACAAATGCCTTTACAGTTTGAT CTGTGCAACCATATTGCTTCTGGAAAAAAATGCCAGTACGTTGGGAACTGCTCCTTTGCTCACAGTCCTGAGGAGCGAGAGGTGTGGACGTACATGAAGGAGAACGGGA taCAAGATATGGAGCAGTTTTATGAACTCTGGCTAAAGagtcaaaaaaatgaaaaaagtgatGATGTAGCCAGTCAGTCAAACAAGGAAAATGGAAAACAGATTCACATGCCGACAGATTATGCTGAGGTCACC GTGGACTTTCACTGCTGGATGTGCGGGAAGAACTGTAACAGTGAGAAGCAGTGGCAGGGCCACATCTCTTCAGAGAAGCACAAAGAGAAGGTGTTCCACACTGAGGATGACCAGTACTGCTGGCAGCACCGCTTCCCCACAGGGTGTTTTAGTATCTGTGAGAG GTATATGAATGGCACCTGCACAGAAGGCGGCAGCTGTAAATTTGCTCATGGACATGCTGAACTTCAAGAGTGGGAAGAGAGAagaagcgccctccagatgaagcTCAACAAAGCAAGAAAAGATCACTTAATTGCCCCAAATGATAATGACTTTGGAAAATATAGTTTTTTGTTTAAAGATTTAAACTAA